Proteins from a single region of Cupriavidus sp. MP-37:
- the flhA gene encoding flagellar biosynthesis protein FlhA, whose product MNALSNLLNLPGLRSAGQLKAMTGPLLIIMILGMMILPLPPFVLDLLFTFNIALAIMVLLVSMYTQKPLDFAAFPAVLLFTTLLRLSLNVASTRVVLLEGHTGPDAAGKVVEAFGHFLVGGNFAVGIVVFAILVVINFMVITKGAGRIAEVGARFMLDSMPGKQMSIDADLNAGLIDEAAAKKRRAEVAQESDFYGAMDGASKFVRGDAVAGLLIMFINVAAGMVVGMVQHDLDFGTAVHNYTLLTIGDGLVAQIPALVISTAAGVIVSRVSNEQDVGEQLTGQLFANPRVLYLTAGIIGLMGIIPGMPHFAFLLLAGALVWMGRYIARRAATQAQTRQREERTPAVAQESTEASWDDVTLVDPLGMEVGYRLITLVDRAQDGELLGRIKSIRKKVAQEIGFLVPVVHIRDNLELKPNAYRITLKGVEIGRGEAMPGQWMAINPGQVSGTLPGAATRDPAFGLPAVWIDAGIKEQAQAYGYTVVDASTVVATHLNHLIHMHAAELLGRQEVQALLDRIAKDSPKLTEDLVPKTISLTGLQKILQNLLDEGVPIRDMRTILDVVAEHAPKISDPNELTAMVRVALGRAITQQLFPNNADLQVIGLDAGLERVLSQALTNGGGIEPGLADALLQQTQGAVTRQEQMGMDPVLLVPSQLRPLMARFLRRTMPQLRVLSHAEVPDNRNIRITAMIGA is encoded by the coding sequence ATGAACGCACTAAGCAACCTGCTCAACCTGCCCGGCCTGCGCTCGGCCGGCCAGCTCAAGGCCATGACCGGGCCGTTGCTGATCATCATGATCCTGGGGATGATGATCCTGCCGCTGCCGCCCTTTGTGCTGGACCTGCTGTTCACCTTCAATATCGCGCTGGCGATCATGGTGCTGCTGGTCAGCATGTACACGCAGAAGCCGCTGGATTTTGCGGCGTTCCCGGCGGTGCTGCTGTTCACCACGCTGCTGCGGCTGTCGCTGAACGTGGCGTCCACGCGCGTGGTGCTGCTGGAAGGGCATACCGGTCCGGACGCCGCCGGCAAGGTGGTGGAGGCGTTCGGCCACTTCCTGGTGGGCGGCAACTTTGCCGTGGGCATCGTGGTGTTCGCCATCCTGGTGGTGATCAACTTCATGGTGATCACCAAGGGCGCGGGGCGGATTGCGGAAGTCGGCGCGCGCTTCATGCTGGACTCGATGCCGGGCAAGCAGATGTCGATCGACGCCGACCTGAACGCCGGCCTGATCGACGAAGCCGCCGCCAAGAAGCGCCGCGCCGAGGTGGCGCAGGAATCCGACTTCTACGGCGCCATGGACGGTGCCAGCAAGTTCGTGCGCGGCGATGCCGTGGCGGGCCTGCTGATCATGTTTATCAACGTGGCCGCGGGCATGGTGGTGGGCATGGTCCAGCATGACCTGGACTTTGGCACCGCCGTGCACAACTACACGCTGCTGACCATCGGCGATGGCCTGGTGGCGCAGATCCCGGCGCTGGTGATCTCTACCGCGGCCGGCGTGATCGTGTCGCGCGTGTCGAACGAGCAGGACGTGGGCGAGCAGCTGACCGGCCAGCTCTTTGCCAACCCGCGCGTGCTGTACCTGACCGCGGGCATCATCGGCCTGATGGGCATCATCCCGGGCATGCCGCACTTTGCCTTCCTGCTGCTGGCAGGCGCGCTGGTGTGGATGGGCCGCTATATCGCGCGCCGCGCGGCCACGCAGGCGCAGACCAGACAGCGTGAAGAGCGCACCCCTGCGGTGGCGCAGGAATCGACCGAAGCCAGCTGGGACGACGTCACGCTGGTGGACCCGCTCGGCATGGAAGTGGGCTATCGCCTGATCACGCTGGTGGACCGCGCGCAGGACGGCGAGCTGCTGGGCCGCATCAAGAGCATCCGCAAGAAGGTGGCGCAGGAGATCGGCTTCCTGGTGCCGGTGGTGCATATCCGCGACAACCTGGAACTGAAGCCCAACGCCTACCGCATCACGCTCAAGGGCGTGGAGATCGGCCGCGGCGAAGCCATGCCGGGCCAGTGGATGGCGATCAACCCGGGCCAGGTCAGCGGCACGCTGCCGGGCGCGGCCACGCGCGATCCGGCCTTCGGCCTGCCGGCGGTGTGGATCGATGCCGGCATCAAGGAACAGGCGCAGGCGTACGGCTATACCGTGGTCGATGCCAGCACGGTGGTGGCCACGCACCTGAACCACCTGATCCACATGCACGCCGCCGAACTGCTGGGCCGCCAGGAAGTGCAGGCGCTGCTGGACCGCATCGCCAAGGACTCGCCCAAGCTGACCGAAGACCTGGTGCCGAAGACGATTTCGCTCACCGGCCTGCAGAAGATCCTGCAGAACCTGCTGGACGAGGGCGTGCCGATCCGCGACATGCGCACCATCCTCGATGTGGTGGCCGAACACGCGCCCAAGATCAGCGATCCGAACGAGCTGACCGCGATGGTGCGCGTGGCGCTGGGCCGCGCCATCACGCAGCAGCTGTTCCCGAACAATGCCGACCTGCAGGTGATCGGCCTCGATGCCGGCCTGGAGCGCGTGCTGTCGCAGGCGCTGACCAACGGCGGCGGCATCGAGCCGGGCCTGGCCGACGCGCTGCTGCAGCAGACCCAGGGCGCGGTTACGCGCCAGGAACAGATGGGCATGGACCCGGTGTTGCTGGTGCCGTCGCAGCTGCGTCCGCTGATGGCGCGCTTCCTGCGCCGCACCATGCCGCAGCTGCGGGTGCTGTCGCACGCCGAGGTGCCCGACAACCGCAATATCCGCATCACCGCCATGATCGGCGCGTGA
- the flhB gene encoding flagellar biosynthesis protein FlhB — protein MSEESDLEKTEPASPRRLEKAREEGQVVRSRELATFVMLIAGVTGLWTLGGHLGRSLNQVMQGALRFEPATAFDPSRMLSRFALMVWDSLLAFLPLLLLFGVAALAAPLLLGGWVFSAKSFAPQFSRLSPLAGLGRMFSAHSLVELLKAVAKSLLVGAVGAWVLWRRLPEAIALMNAPVQEALLHMVDLVMFCCLVVSLSLLVVAAIDVPWQYWEFFKKLRMTKEEVKQEFKESEGDPHIKNRIRQQQRAMARRRMMTEVPKADVVVTNPTHFAVALRYEEGRMGAPRVVAKGTGEVAARIRALAAEHRVPLMSAPPLARALHRHVELGQEIPAGLYTAVAEVLAWVYQLKHWHYSQGPQPQAPADLQVPDELAVPEMRE, from the coding sequence ATGTCCGAAGAAAGCGATCTCGAGAAAACCGAACCCGCCTCACCCCGGCGCCTGGAAAAGGCGCGCGAGGAGGGGCAGGTGGTGCGTTCGCGCGAGCTGGCCACGTTCGTGATGCTGATTGCCGGCGTGACCGGCCTGTGGACGCTGGGCGGCCACCTGGGCCGCAGCCTGAACCAGGTGATGCAGGGCGCGCTGCGCTTCGAGCCGGCCACGGCGTTCGATCCGTCGCGCATGTTGTCGCGCTTTGCGCTGATGGTGTGGGACAGCCTGCTGGCCTTCCTGCCGTTGCTGCTGCTGTTCGGCGTGGCCGCGCTGGCCGCGCCGCTGCTGCTGGGCGGCTGGGTGTTCTCGGCCAAGTCGTTCGCGCCGCAGTTCTCGCGCCTGTCGCCGCTGGCGGGGCTGGGGCGGATGTTTTCCGCGCACTCGCTGGTGGAGCTGCTCAAGGCGGTGGCCAAGTCGCTGCTGGTGGGCGCGGTCGGCGCGTGGGTGCTGTGGCGGCGCTTGCCCGAGGCCATCGCGCTGATGAATGCGCCGGTGCAGGAGGCGCTGCTGCACATGGTCGATCTGGTGATGTTCTGCTGCCTGGTGGTGTCGCTGTCGCTGCTGGTGGTGGCGGCCATCGACGTGCCGTGGCAGTACTGGGAGTTCTTCAAGAAGCTGCGCATGACCAAGGAAGAGGTCAAGCAGGAGTTCAAGGAGAGCGAGGGCGACCCCCATATCAAGAACCGCATCCGCCAGCAGCAGCGCGCCATGGCGCGCCGCCGCATGATGACCGAGGTGCCCAAGGCCGATGTGGTGGTGACCAACCCCACCCACTTTGCGGTGGCGCTGCGCTATGAGGAAGGGCGCATGGGCGCGCCGCGCGTGGTGGCCAAGGGCACCGGCGAGGTGGCCGCGCGCATCCGCGCGCTGGCCGCCGAGCACCGCGTGCCGCTGATGTCGGCGCCGCCGCTGGCGCGCGCGCTGCACCGCCATGTCGAGCTGGGCCAGGAAATCCCCGCCGGCCTCTATACCGCCGTGGCCGAAGTGCTGGCCTGGGTCTATCAACTGAAGCACTGGCATTACTCGCAGGGCCCGCAGCCGCAGGCGCCGGCGGACCTGCAGGTGCCCGATGAACTCGCCGTACCGGAAATGCGCGAATGA